The genomic interval GCGATCAAGATGCACGCCGCGCTCCTCAAATAATTTTGCGAGCACGCGGTGAGTGATCGTGGCCCCTACCTGCGATTTGATGTCATCGCCCACGATGGGAACCCCGGCTTTTTCAAATTTTTCCGCCCACTCTGGATCGGAGGCGATGAACACGGGAAGGGCGTTGACAAAGGCCACATTGGCGTCGATAGCGCACTGCGCGTAGAACTTATCCGCTTCCTCGGAACCGACTGGAAGATAGGAAACCAGGACATCCGCGCGGACGTCTTTGAGCGTGCCGACAACGTCGACGGGTTCAGCATCGGATTCTGTGATGGTTTGGCGGTAATACTTCCCCAGCCCATCCAGCGTGGGGCCCCGTTGAATGGTGACCCCTTGTTCGGGGACGTCACAGATTTTGATCGTGCAATTTTCTGAGGCATTGATGGCCTGAGAGAGATCTAGGCCAACTTTTTCTTTGTCCACATCAAAGGCGGCAACGAACTCGATGTCGCCCACGTGGTAGTCGCCAAACTGCACATGCATGAGACCGGGGACATTGGTGGCGGGGTCAGCGTCTTTGTAGTACTCCACGCCCTGGATAAGCGAAGAAGCGCAGTTGCCAACCCCGGCAATGGCCACGCGGATAGTTCTGTTGTTACTCATGCAGATTCCTCTTTACTCGCAAGCGACGACGGGAAGGAGGCTGCAAAAACGCAACCCCCGTCCCTATGGATGCACGCCACTATATCGACGCTTTTATGCAGGTGAGGGTGGTAATTGCGTTTGTGTATCGGTTAAGTGAATCGGTTCACTGGCATTGACCAGCAGGGAGGAAAAATGAAAATTTCCGATTTTTGTAGGGGATGGAAGGGCAAAAAGCCCTCAAGAGGGGGTATTA from Corynebacterium ulcerans carries:
- a CDS encoding inositol-3-phosphate synthase; translated protein: MSNNRTIRVAIAGVGNCASSLIQGVEYYKDADPATNVPGLMHVQFGDYHVGDIEFVAAFDVDKEKVGLDLSQAINASENCTIKICDVPEQGVTIQRGPTLDGLGKYYRQTITESDAEPVDVVGTLKDVRADVLVSYLPVGSEEADKFYAQCAIDANVAFVNALPVFIASDPEWAEKFEKAGVPIVGDDIKSQVGATITHRVLAKLFEERGVHLDRTMQLNVGGNMDFKNMLERERLESKKISKTQAVTSNLDQHIEAHDVHIGPSDYVGWLDDRKWAYVRLEGTAFGDVPLNLEYKLEVWDSPNSAGIIIDAIRAAKIAKDRRLGGPVFAASSYLMKSPPQQLRDEHARAELESFIAGDPS